A part of Hippopotamus amphibius kiboko isolate mHipAmp2 chromosome 16, mHipAmp2.hap2, whole genome shotgun sequence genomic DNA contains:
- the SYCE1L gene encoding LOW QUALITY PROTEIN: synaptonemal complex central element protein 1-like (The sequence of the model RefSeq protein was modified relative to this genomic sequence to represent the inferred CDS: deleted 2 bases in 1 codon) gives MRTAQAFRPHVIFFKPIIVQSAHASVALWKMAGKLEPSEVGPPEIPEKAEGQTKFSKKTEDLLEMVKKLQKEGSLEPQIEDLINRINELQQAKKTSSEELGEAQALWEALRRDLDSLNGEKAHLEEVLSKKQEALRTLQLHCQRKESEAQRKYMLAEHMEQISIHNSQITESQGQRKLGLHMEEQLEDLTSQHKDLWEFHVLKQRLAWEIRVLQSSKEQLLAEERQARAKLQELEQRLRSPPEVQGAPAEDHGLKAEPEKLGGQVPAQTQSTPEDPARRGEVESPGWRPRGPRRRGRAVPGASLRGECAGAGRPRGAGDRERASADGLQGLAA, from the exons ATGCGCACTGCGCAGGCTTTCCGCCCTcacgtgattttttttaaaccaatcatCGTCCAAAGCGCACACGCGTCTGTCGCGCTCTGGAAAATGGCGGGGAAACTGGAGCCTTCGGAAGTGGGGCCGCCGGAAATCCCTGAGAAGGCTGAAG GTCAGACAAAGttttcaaagaagacagaagACTTGCTGGAAATGGTGAAAAAGCTGCAAAAAG agGGAAGCCTGGAGCCACAGATCGAAGACCTGATTAATCGGATTAATGAGCTTCAGCAAG CAAAGAAGACATCCAGCGAGGAACTGGGAGAAGCCCAAGCTCTCTGGGAGGCCCTGCGTAGGGACCTGGACTCCT TGAATGGGGAGAAAGCGCACCTGGAGGAGGTTTTGAGCAAAAAGCAAG AGGCACTGAGGACCCTCCAGCTGCACTGCCAAAggaaggaaagtgaggctcagag gaAGTACATGTTGGCGGAGCACATGGAGCAAATTTCTATCCATAACTCTCAGATCACAGAGAGTCAAGGACAGAGGAAGCTGGG GTTGCACATGGAAGAACAGTTGGAGGATTTGACAAGCCAGCACAAGGACCTCTGGGAATTCCAT GTGCTGAAACAGCGCCTGGCCTGGGAGATCCGTGTCCTGCAGAGCAGCAAGGAGCAGCTGCTCGCCGAAG aGAGGCAGGCGAGGGcgaagctgcaggagctggagCAGCGGCTGCGCTCGCCGCCCGAGGTCCAGGGCGCCCCAGCGGAGGACCATGG GCTGAAAGCGGAGCCGGAGAAACTCGGGGGGCAGGTCCCCGCCCAGACCCAGAGCACCCCAGAGGACCCGGCCCGCAGAGGAGAGGTAGAGAGCCCGGGATGGAGGCCACGCGGGCCGAGACGGCGCGGGCGGGCTGTCCCGGGAGCCTCTCTGAGAGGGGAGTGTGCGGGTGCAGGGCGTCCCCGG GGCGCGGGGGACAGGGAAAGGGCCAGCGCGGACGGGCTTCAGGGCCTCGCAGCCTGA
- the MON1B gene encoding vacuolar fusion protein MON1 homolog B isoform X1 — MEAGGDTAAPAPGDAEDLEEMRFPSEEARDGGGVHKDLPDPGDASVEKTGSETKDQPPGLLLQSEAPSCTYGLWGSAASESSPMGGPESGSGGQGGDPSDEDWRSKRKHVFVLSEAGKPIYSRYGSVEALSTTMGVMTALVSFVQSAGDAIRAIYAEDHKLVFLQQGPLLLVAVSRTPQSAAQLRGELLAVHAQIVSTLTRASVARIFARKQNYDLRRLLAGSERTLDRLLDSVERDPGTLLLGAVRCVPLARPLREALGALLRRCTAPGLALSVLAVGGRLVTAAQERTVLAECRLDPADLQLLLDWVGAPAFAAGEAWAPVCLPRFNPDGFFYAYVARLDAMPVCLLLLGTDPEAFHDMATCRRLVEDGMHSLGAMRALREAASFSNAPSANASAYSVQAVGAPGLRHFLYKPLDIPDHHRQLPQFTSPELEAPYSREEERQRLSDLYHRLHARLHNTARPLRLIYHVAEKETLLAWVTSKFELYTCLSPLVTKAGAILVVTKLLRWVKKEEDRLFIRYPPKYSTPAAAPAASTDQASHNGLFTGP; from the exons ATGGAGGCCGGAGGAGATACTGCTGCCCCAGCCCCCGGGGACGCGGAGGACTTGGAGGAGATGCGGTTCCCTAGTGAGGAGGCTAGAGACGGTGGCGGGGTTCACAAGGACCTACCCGATCCTGGAGATGCGAGCGTGGAGAAAACAG GATCCGAGACCAAGGACCAGCCACCTGGCCTGCTGCTCCAGTCAGAGGCTCCATCATGCACCTATGGGCTCTGGGGTTCTGCAGCCTCTGAGAGCAGTCCCATGGGTGGCCCTGAGAGTGGCTCAGGGGGCCAGGGCGGGGACCCCAGTGACGAGGACTGGCGCAGCAAGCGGAAGCACGTGTTTGTGCTGAGTGAGGCAGGCAAGCCCATCTACTCGCGGTATGGTAGCGTGGAGGCACTGTCCACTACCATGGGTGTGATGACAGCCCTCGTGTCCTTTGTGCAGAGTGCAGGAGATGCCATTCGCGCCATCTATGCTG AGGACCACAAGCTGGTGTTCCTCCAGCAGGGCCCACTGCTGCTGGTGGCCGTGTCAAGGACTCCTCAGTCAGCAGCCCAGCTGCGGGGGGAGCTGCTGGCCGTGCACGCGCAGATCGTGAGCACCCTGACGCGCGCCAGCGTGGCCCGCATCTTCGCGCGCAAGCAGAACTACGACCTCCGCCGCCTGCTGGCCGGCTCGGAGCGCACGCTCGACCGGCTTCTGGACAGCGTGGAGCGGGACCCGGGGACCCTACTCCTGGGCGCCGTGCGCTGCGTGCCTCTCGCCCGGCCGCTGCGGGAGGCGCTGGGTGCGCTGCTCCGGCGCTGCACGGCGCCTGGCCTGGCCCTCTCGGTGCTGGCGGTCGGCGGCCGCCTTGTGACAGCAGCCCAGGAGCGGACTGTGCTGGCCGAGTGCCGGCTGGACCCGGCCGACCTGCAGTTGCTGCTGGACTGGGTGGGGGCACCGGCCTTCGCGGCGGGCGAGGCCTGGGCGCCGGTGTGCCTGCCCCGCTTCAATCCCGATGGTTTCTTCTACGCCTACGTGGCCCGCCTGGACGCCATGCCTGTCTGCCTGCTGCTGCTGGGCACCGACCCCGAGGCCTTCCATGACATGGCCACCTGCCGGCGCCTGGTCGAAGACGGCATGCACTCCCTTGGGGCCATGCGCGCCCTCAGGGAGGCCGCCAGCTTCTCTAACGCCCCATCGGCCAATGCCTCTGCCTACAGTGTGCAGGCTGTAGGGGCCCCCGGCCTCCGGCACTTCCTCTACAAGCCGCTGGACATCCCCGACCATCACCGCCAGCTGCCCCAGTTTACCAG CCCGGAGCTGGAGGCCCCGTACAGCAGAGAGGAGGAGCGACAGCGCCTGTCGGACCTGTACCACCGCCTGCATGCGCGTCTCCATAACACTGCTCGGCCCCTGCGCCTCATTTACCACGTGGCTGAGAAGGAGACGCTGCTGGCCTGG GTGACCTCCAAATTTGAGCTGTATACCTGCCTCAGCCCCTTGGTGACCAAGGCAGGTGCCATCCTTGTAGTGACCAAACTCCTGCGCTGggtgaagaaagaggaagatcGGCTCTTCATTCGTTACCCCCCCAAGTACTCCACACCCGCAGCAGCCCCAGCTGCTTCCACGGACCAGGCTTCCCATAACGGCTTGTTTACTGGACCTTGA
- the MON1B gene encoding vacuolar fusion protein MON1 homolog B isoform X2, which yields MEAGGDTAAPAPGDAEDLEEMRFPSEEARDGGGVHKDLPDPGDASVEKTEDHKLVFLQQGPLLLVAVSRTPQSAAQLRGELLAVHAQIVSTLTRASVARIFARKQNYDLRRLLAGSERTLDRLLDSVERDPGTLLLGAVRCVPLARPLREALGALLRRCTAPGLALSVLAVGGRLVTAAQERTVLAECRLDPADLQLLLDWVGAPAFAAGEAWAPVCLPRFNPDGFFYAYVARLDAMPVCLLLLGTDPEAFHDMATCRRLVEDGMHSLGAMRALREAASFSNAPSANASAYSVQAVGAPGLRHFLYKPLDIPDHHRQLPQFTSPELEAPYSREEERQRLSDLYHRLHARLHNTARPLRLIYHVAEKETLLAWVTSKFELYTCLSPLVTKAGAILVVTKLLRWVKKEEDRLFIRYPPKYSTPAAAPAASTDQASHNGLFTGP from the exons ATGGAGGCCGGAGGAGATACTGCTGCCCCAGCCCCCGGGGACGCGGAGGACTTGGAGGAGATGCGGTTCCCTAGTGAGGAGGCTAGAGACGGTGGCGGGGTTCACAAGGACCTACCCGATCCTGGAGATGCGAGCGTGGAGAAAACAG AGGACCACAAGCTGGTGTTCCTCCAGCAGGGCCCACTGCTGCTGGTGGCCGTGTCAAGGACTCCTCAGTCAGCAGCCCAGCTGCGGGGGGAGCTGCTGGCCGTGCACGCGCAGATCGTGAGCACCCTGACGCGCGCCAGCGTGGCCCGCATCTTCGCGCGCAAGCAGAACTACGACCTCCGCCGCCTGCTGGCCGGCTCGGAGCGCACGCTCGACCGGCTTCTGGACAGCGTGGAGCGGGACCCGGGGACCCTACTCCTGGGCGCCGTGCGCTGCGTGCCTCTCGCCCGGCCGCTGCGGGAGGCGCTGGGTGCGCTGCTCCGGCGCTGCACGGCGCCTGGCCTGGCCCTCTCGGTGCTGGCGGTCGGCGGCCGCCTTGTGACAGCAGCCCAGGAGCGGACTGTGCTGGCCGAGTGCCGGCTGGACCCGGCCGACCTGCAGTTGCTGCTGGACTGGGTGGGGGCACCGGCCTTCGCGGCGGGCGAGGCCTGGGCGCCGGTGTGCCTGCCCCGCTTCAATCCCGATGGTTTCTTCTACGCCTACGTGGCCCGCCTGGACGCCATGCCTGTCTGCCTGCTGCTGCTGGGCACCGACCCCGAGGCCTTCCATGACATGGCCACCTGCCGGCGCCTGGTCGAAGACGGCATGCACTCCCTTGGGGCCATGCGCGCCCTCAGGGAGGCCGCCAGCTTCTCTAACGCCCCATCGGCCAATGCCTCTGCCTACAGTGTGCAGGCTGTAGGGGCCCCCGGCCTCCGGCACTTCCTCTACAAGCCGCTGGACATCCCCGACCATCACCGCCAGCTGCCCCAGTTTACCAG CCCGGAGCTGGAGGCCCCGTACAGCAGAGAGGAGGAGCGACAGCGCCTGTCGGACCTGTACCACCGCCTGCATGCGCGTCTCCATAACACTGCTCGGCCCCTGCGCCTCATTTACCACGTGGCTGAGAAGGAGACGCTGCTGGCCTGG GTGACCTCCAAATTTGAGCTGTATACCTGCCTCAGCCCCTTGGTGACCAAGGCAGGTGCCATCCTTGTAGTGACCAAACTCCTGCGCTGggtgaagaaagaggaagatcGGCTCTTCATTCGTTACCCCCCCAAGTACTCCACACCCGCAGCAGCCCCAGCTGCTTCCACGGACCAGGCTTCCCATAACGGCTTGTTTACTGGACCTTGA